One window from the genome of Marinobacter sp. es.048 encodes:
- a CDS encoding DsbA family oxidoreductase, translated as MQKIHIDIVSDIACPWCAIGFARLEKAMAQLEPEYEFSVQWHAFELNPDHSGAGEPILPALARKYGRSEDEMRAAQDQMMTIAKDLSLNFEKMQERFTCNTFDAHRLVKWAGEQGKQTEMKQALFEAYFGKAEDVSDQNVLLGCVESLGLDRARAEQILDSDEFADVVRQDEATYQQAGVSAVPAFIVNGKYLISGAQEPDTLVQAFEEIGAKPE; from the coding sequence ATGCAAAAAATCCACATTGACATTGTTTCCGACATCGCCTGCCCCTGGTGCGCGATCGGCTTTGCCCGCCTCGAAAAGGCCATGGCGCAGTTGGAGCCAGAGTATGAGTTCAGCGTGCAATGGCATGCGTTTGAACTCAACCCGGACCACAGTGGCGCGGGTGAACCTATCCTCCCGGCTCTGGCCCGGAAATATGGCCGGAGCGAGGATGAGATGCGCGCCGCCCAGGACCAGATGATGACAATTGCGAAAGATCTGAGCCTCAACTTTGAAAAGATGCAGGAACGATTCACCTGCAACACCTTCGATGCGCATCGGCTGGTGAAGTGGGCCGGCGAGCAGGGCAAGCAGACGGAGATGAAGCAGGCGCTTTTTGAGGCGTATTTCGGAAAGGCAGAGGATGTTTCAGACCAGAACGTGTTGCTGGGCTGCGTCGAGAGCCTGGGGCTGGATAGAGCCAGGGCTGAGCAAATTCTGGATTCTGACGAATTCGCCGACGTGGTTCGACAGGACGAAGCTACCTACCAACAGGCGGGCGTTTCTGCCGTGCCGGCGTTTATTGTGAATGGTAAATACCTGATCTCCGGCGCCCAGGAACCGGATACCCTGGTTCAGGCATTCGAGGAAATCGGCGCAAAGCCTGAATGA
- a CDS encoding DUF4112 domain-containing protein — protein MPKPSEARRRAILERLDKFSRFTDSNIAIPFTNVRIGAEAVIGLLPVVGDAVGLVLAGYVLVEAQRAGASKAVKLRMLRNMGIDFLGGLLPVVGDAFDAVYKANTRNTRLLRNYLEKELAIEPPPPPFPWRTVIWLSILFAIVTGGLTLVL, from the coding sequence ATGCCGAAACCATCCGAAGCCCGTCGGCGGGCCATTCTCGAGCGGCTGGATAAATTCAGCCGGTTTACGGATAGCAACATTGCTATTCCGTTTACCAATGTAAGGATTGGTGCAGAGGCTGTAATTGGCTTGCTGCCAGTGGTGGGAGACGCCGTGGGCCTGGTGCTCGCCGGCTACGTGCTGGTGGAGGCGCAGCGGGCGGGTGCTAGTAAGGCCGTTAAGCTTCGCATGCTGCGCAACATGGGTATTGATTTCCTGGGTGGGCTGCTGCCGGTGGTCGGTGATGCCTTTGACGCGGTCTATAAAGCCAACACCCGCAACACCCGCCTGCTCAGAAACTACCTTGAAAAAGAGTTGGCGATTGAACCGCCTCCTCCGCCTTTCCCCTGGAGGACCGTGATCTGGTTATCCATTCTGTTCGCCATCGTTACCGGTGGGTTGACGCTGGTCCTCTAG
- a CDS encoding glycine cleavage T C-terminal barrel domain-containing protein yields the protein MAVKFEQALLDYPQQRAGAARLPESVDQSDRRVPINLRQSGPTPVEMLISTRVRKSPYWHLAYEAGCWRATVYNRMYHPRGYVRPEDGGAMLEYESLINDVTMWNVAVERQIQVKGPDAERFVNYVITRDATKIKPMRGKYVILCNEEGGIINDPVLLRVAEDEFWFSLSDSDLELWMRGVNIGMGFNVTIAEIDVAPLQIQGPKSEALMADLFGEAVREIPYYGLMEGQVAGHDVIVSQTGFTGEKGYEIYLKDATKYAEDLWYTVLAAGEAHNLRVIAPAHHRRIAAGILSWGQDVDQETLPFQCNLAYQVPRNKEVDYIGKQKLEQVREQMEAGRPPFSHIMVGIRFGGGKVTDYANDFWLISGPDGGDPEGYVTSPWYSPELETNIALAYVPLDLSSVGTRLTVHLPVEYSAADGSTAVEAEVVEIPFRPSVNANARERARAKGIDFAD from the coding sequence ATGGCTGTTAAATTCGAGCAAGCACTTCTGGATTATCCACAACAAAGGGCGGGTGCTGCGCGCCTGCCCGAGAGCGTCGACCAGTCTGATCGACGCGTTCCGATCAACCTTCGTCAATCTGGACCCACGCCGGTGGAGATGCTGATTTCCACACGGGTCCGCAAGTCGCCGTATTGGCATCTGGCCTATGAGGCCGGCTGTTGGCGAGCGACAGTCTACAACCGTATGTACCATCCCCGGGGCTATGTCCGCCCTGAAGATGGTGGTGCCATGCTGGAGTATGAGTCGCTGATAAACGACGTCACCATGTGGAACGTGGCGGTTGAACGCCAGATTCAGGTCAAAGGCCCGGATGCCGAGCGGTTCGTGAATTACGTGATCACCCGGGACGCCACCAAGATCAAGCCCATGCGTGGCAAATACGTGATCCTGTGCAACGAAGAGGGTGGCATCATCAATGATCCTGTTTTGCTGCGGGTCGCCGAAGATGAATTCTGGTTCTCGCTTTCTGACAGCGATCTGGAGCTCTGGATGCGGGGCGTGAACATCGGGATGGGCTTCAATGTCACCATCGCGGAAATCGATGTGGCGCCTCTTCAGATCCAGGGCCCGAAGTCGGAAGCGCTGATGGCGGATCTTTTTGGCGAGGCGGTTCGTGAGATTCCCTATTACGGGCTGATGGAAGGCCAGGTGGCGGGGCACGACGTGATCGTTTCGCAGACTGGCTTCACTGGCGAGAAGGGTTATGAAATCTACCTCAAGGATGCCACCAAATACGCTGAAGACCTTTGGTATACCGTGCTGGCCGCTGGCGAAGCCCACAACCTCAGGGTAATTGCGCCTGCCCACCATCGAAGGATTGCCGCCGGCATTTTGTCCTGGGGCCAGGATGTGGATCAGGAAACCCTTCCGTTCCAGTGCAACCTGGCCTACCAAGTGCCGCGCAATAAGGAGGTCGATTACATCGGCAAACAAAAGCTTGAGCAGGTCCGGGAGCAGATGGAGGCCGGTCGCCCGCCGTTCAGCCACATTATGGTGGGTATCCGGTTTGGTGGAGGCAAGGTGACTGATTATGCCAACGATTTCTGGCTGATTAGCGGCCCGGATGGTGGTGACCCGGAGGGCTACGTGACATCACCGTGGTATTCACCCGAACTTGAGACAAACATTGCGTTGGCCTATGTGCCACTTGATCTTAGCTCTGTTGGCACACGCCTGACGGTTCATCTTCCGGTGGAGTACTCCGCTGCGGACGGCTCAACGGCTGTGGAGGCGGAGGTTGTCGAAATACCCTTCCGGCCTTCGGTGAATGCCAACGCCCGCGAAAGGGCCAGAGCCAAGGGTATCGACTTCGCCGACTGA
- a CDS encoding methylenetetrahydrofolate reductase gives MTQAKRGQAVAWPGEESEARFRKLVRSASIEATPRQILTTEHLPDMLPAGTCVYVPFLPKGHFPDTLAACRRLLDLGMQPVPHVPARMAQSRGQLQDWLAQLDESQVDRFLLIAGDSDAVAGPFPDTLAVLESGVLSEFQFHGIGVAAHPDGHPMADRATLAQALSIKREYARTTATRLWVVTQFTFDANLVTDWLSGLGGIFEEVPVYIGVAGPTRIKTLIAYAAMCGVGASARMLLRRPGSARRLGAWKPDDMVRALAQYCLENPETLLRGIHLFPFGGLRQSAQWIQEHSGSFEDQREAVS, from the coding sequence ATGACACAGGCAAAGAGAGGTCAGGCAGTCGCCTGGCCCGGGGAAGAGTCAGAAGCCAGGTTTCGAAAACTGGTGCGCTCCGCTTCCATCGAGGCAACACCCCGTCAGATCCTGACAACAGAGCATCTGCCAGACATGCTGCCAGCGGGTACCTGCGTGTACGTACCTTTCCTGCCAAAGGGTCATTTTCCCGATACGCTGGCAGCCTGTCGTCGCCTGTTGGATCTGGGTATGCAGCCAGTACCCCATGTGCCTGCCCGAATGGCCCAGAGCCGAGGGCAACTGCAGGACTGGCTGGCTCAACTGGATGAGAGCCAGGTCGACCGTTTTCTGCTGATCGCGGGCGACAGCGATGCGGTTGCCGGTCCTTTTCCCGATACCCTCGCCGTACTCGAATCCGGAGTGTTGTCCGAGTTCCAATTCCATGGGATAGGCGTGGCCGCTCACCCGGATGGCCATCCGATGGCGGATCGAGCAACGCTGGCGCAGGCATTAAGCATCAAGCGTGAGTACGCCCGTACGACAGCGACAAGACTCTGGGTCGTTACCCAGTTTACCTTTGACGCCAACCTGGTCACTGACTGGCTAAGCGGGTTGGGCGGCATTTTTGAGGAGGTGCCCGTCTACATCGGTGTGGCGGGTCCGACACGGATCAAAACGCTCATCGCTTATGCGGCCATGTGTGGGGTAGGCGCATCCGCCCGCATGCTGCTCCGTAGACCCGGCAGCGCGCGCAGGCTGGGCGCCTGGAAACCCGACGATATGGTCCGGGCATTGGCTCAGTATTGCCTGGAAAACCCGGAGACCCTGCTGCGGGGCATCCATCTGTTTCCGTTCGGAGGGCTGCGTCAGTCGGCTCAGTGGATTCAGGAACACAGCGGGTCCTTCGAGGACCAGAGGGAGGCAGTGTCATGA
- a CDS encoding formate--tetrahydrofolate ligase, which produces MSLQYSQLTSEAPASSDFPPPGTPDIEIARSVQPQSILLLAQQRFGLPAESLVPFGHYKAKLDMAYVDTSASAPRGKLVLVTAITPTPAGEGKTTTSVGLNDGFNRLGMRSSVCLREPSLGPCFGMKGGAAGGGRAQVIPMEDINLHFNGDFHAITSAHNLLASLIDNHIHWGNEAGLDPRYISWRRVMDITDRSLRNMVCGLGGAAHGVPRETGFDITVSSEIMAILCLADGRADLKQRLGNIIIGRRPDMSPVTVRDLGVEGSLTVLLKEALQPNLVQSLEHNPVFIHGGPFANIAHGCNSVTATRAALALNDVVVTEAGFGADLGAEKFIDIKCRHTGLRPDAAVVVCTIRALKMQGGIPRSQLAIPDLAALRAGAANLERHIRNLQQFGLTPVVCINRFPEDTEEEMALVQSISEELGVRAVPADHWASGGEGATELARAVLDQMDEGRPEVEFLYEDSLPLADKIRTVATRIYHAGSVEFTTVAKRQLEEYESLGFGHLPVCIAKTQYSFSVDSSVKGAPSGHMLPVREMRLAAGAGFVVAVCGDIMTMPGLPRRPAALDIALDENGLVVGLT; this is translated from the coding sequence ATGAGTCTTCAGTACAGTCAACTGACATCCGAAGCGCCAGCGTCCTCAGATTTTCCGCCGCCGGGCACGCCGGATATCGAGATCGCCCGTTCGGTCCAGCCCCAGTCTATTCTTCTGCTGGCACAGCAGCGTTTCGGTTTGCCGGCGGAGAGCCTGGTGCCCTTTGGCCATTACAAAGCAAAGCTGGACATGGCTTATGTGGATACGTCTGCATCGGCACCCAGAGGCAAACTGGTCCTGGTGACTGCGATTACACCAACCCCTGCAGGGGAAGGAAAGACGACAACCAGTGTGGGACTGAACGACGGCTTCAACCGGTTAGGCATGCGCTCTTCCGTTTGTTTGCGAGAGCCTTCCCTGGGTCCCTGCTTCGGTATGAAGGGCGGGGCAGCTGGCGGAGGCCGGGCTCAGGTGATTCCAATGGAAGATATCAACCTGCATTTCAATGGTGACTTCCATGCCATCACCAGTGCTCATAACCTGCTGGCGTCACTGATCGATAACCATATTCACTGGGGCAATGAAGCCGGTCTGGATCCGCGTTATATAAGTTGGCGTAGAGTCATGGATATAACCGACCGGTCACTGCGAAACATGGTCTGTGGCCTGGGCGGGGCGGCGCACGGCGTGCCCCGTGAGACCGGGTTCGATATCACCGTTTCTTCCGAAATCATGGCGATTCTGTGCCTGGCAGACGGGCGTGCGGACCTGAAGCAGCGGTTGGGGAATATCATCATTGGACGGCGTCCTGACATGTCACCGGTGACGGTTCGTGACCTTGGCGTGGAGGGCTCGCTCACTGTTTTATTGAAAGAGGCGCTGCAGCCGAACCTGGTGCAGAGCCTGGAGCACAACCCCGTGTTCATCCATGGCGGGCCCTTTGCCAATATCGCTCATGGGTGCAATTCCGTTACGGCGACCCGTGCTGCCTTGGCCCTGAACGACGTGGTGGTGACCGAGGCTGGCTTCGGCGCCGATCTGGGCGCGGAAAAGTTCATTGATATCAAATGCCGGCACACGGGATTGCGCCCGGATGCGGCCGTGGTGGTCTGCACCATTCGGGCTCTTAAAATGCAGGGTGGTATTCCCCGCAGCCAACTTGCCATTCCTGACCTGGCTGCGCTGCGCGCAGGGGCTGCCAATCTTGAGCGGCATATCCGTAACCTGCAGCAATTTGGACTGACCCCGGTGGTGTGCATCAACCGTTTCCCGGAAGACACGGAAGAGGAGATGGCACTGGTCCAGTCCATCAGCGAGGAGTTGGGCGTGCGCGCAGTGCCCGCTGATCACTGGGCAAGCGGTGGTGAGGGCGCCACTGAACTGGCCAGGGCTGTGCTTGACCAGATGGATGAGGGCAGACCAGAGGTGGAATTTCTCTATGAAGACAGCCTGCCCCTGGCGGACAAGATTCGCACCGTCGCTACCCGCATTTACCATGCCGGAAGCGTGGAGTTTACAACGGTTGCCAAACGGCAGCTGGAGGAATATGAAAGCCTGGGTTTTGGTCACCTTCCCGTGTGCATCGCCAAGACCCAGTACAGCTTCTCGGTGGACTCGTCGGTGAAGGGCGCCCCATCCGGGCATATGTTGCCAGTGAGGGAAATGCGCCTGGCGGCCGGAGCCGGCTTCGTGGTGGCGGTCTGTGGCGACATCATGACCATGCCAGGGCTGCCACGGCGGCCTGCCGCTCTGGACATTGCGCTGGATGAGAATGGCCTTGTAGTGGGGTTAACCTGA
- a CDS encoding GlxA family transcriptional regulator → MTIDIGSQTDRCIAQPYRVGFLLIDNFTLIALATAVEPLRVANQMAGTELYSWKLLTADGGYARASDGITMVPDAGIREEHSFDLVIVVAGINVTRSFSRHEIQWLKQMARRHIVMGAVCTGAYVLASAGLLDGYACSAHWECLEAMQEDFPRVQTNNHLFTVDRERMTCTGGTVPMHMMLSFLGRRHGQELSNAISHMFVCDRIREDREQQPMPMHPGLAKAQPKLAEAAQLMEANIEEPIELQELAMLAGISRRQLERLFLKHMGCTPSRYYLRVRLNRARRLLKQTSCSIVEIASLCGFISATHFSRCYRKTMGRAPKYERMEALAPTDAEGLLKDPAASLPSASLQALKRSRTEPTYGTFEDYPGRTVSG, encoded by the coding sequence ATGACCATTGATATTGGCTCGCAAACAGACCGGTGCATCGCGCAGCCCTATCGCGTTGGCTTTCTTCTGATCGACAACTTTACCCTGATTGCGCTTGCCACTGCCGTTGAACCCCTGCGCGTAGCCAACCAAATGGCGGGTACGGAGCTCTATTCCTGGAAGCTACTCACGGCCGATGGCGGCTATGCCCGAGCCAGCGACGGTATCACCATGGTTCCGGACGCCGGAATCCGGGAAGAACACAGCTTCGATCTGGTCATTGTTGTTGCCGGCATTAATGTCACCCGCAGTTTTTCACGCCATGAAATCCAGTGGCTGAAACAGATGGCGCGGCGTCATATCGTTATGGGAGCGGTCTGTACCGGCGCCTATGTGCTGGCCAGTGCAGGGTTACTGGACGGCTACGCCTGCAGTGCCCACTGGGAATGTCTGGAAGCCATGCAGGAAGACTTTCCACGGGTTCAGACCAACAACCACCTGTTTACGGTCGACCGTGAGCGTATGACCTGTACCGGTGGCACCGTACCAATGCACATGATGCTCAGCTTCCTGGGACGTCGCCATGGCCAGGAGCTCAGCAATGCGATCTCCCACATGTTTGTTTGTGATCGGATCCGGGAAGACCGGGAACAGCAACCTATGCCAATGCATCCGGGCCTTGCCAAAGCACAACCCAAACTGGCGGAAGCGGCGCAACTGATGGAAGCCAATATCGAAGAGCCGATTGAACTGCAGGAATTGGCAATGCTGGCTGGTATCTCTCGCCGACAACTGGAACGGCTGTTTCTGAAACATATGGGGTGTACGCCGTCACGCTATTACCTGAGAGTAAGGCTAAACCGGGCGCGTCGGCTGCTCAAACAGACTTCCTGTTCGATCGTGGAAATCGCCTCCCTGTGCGGCTTTATTTCCGCAACCCACTTCAGTCGCTGCTACAGAAAGACCATGGGACGCGCTCCCAAGTATGAACGGATGGAAGCCTTGGCTCCGACTGATGCCGAGGGTCTCCTCAAAGACCCCGCGGCCAGCTTGCCGTCTGCATCCCTGCAAGCCCTGAAACGGTCGCGAACCGAGCCAACCTACGGGACTTTTGAGGATTACCCCGGGCGCACCGTCTCAGGTTAA
- a CDS encoding GcvT family protein: MAQLPKRAKVVIIGQGGIVGSSVAHHLIEQGWDDIVGLEKSAIPTDIGSTSHASDFCFTTSHDKLNIYTTKYSQAFYEKRGNYVKCGGMEVARSDDDERMDELRRKVGSGKAFGTNVSIISPKQAKELFPLLDESQIQGAMWDPDAGLVVPRSQRVAGDLVEEAVATGKLQAFAYTPAIRIDVQDGQVRGVETEKGYIQTEYVVLSMGIWGPLMAHTANAPLPLMPLEHPLLFFGPYEELNGTGKQIVYPLFRDQGNSAYVRDTGDPTTTEGGRIEWGYYEAENPRLVYPGAIAEPGDARMSPSMRDLSLDQVMDAYEKAIEMTPILGELGWEEKHSFNGLLSVTPDGGSLMGESPEVRNLWFCEAVWVKDGPGAGKVLADWMTHGSPEMDPHSIDIARHYPLQKTPDFVYNRCYETAKKIYTPAVHPREPYLTGRKMRTSPFYLREVGLGAYFMEAAGWERAHGYAANESTLLAKYRDRIPVREHEWDARHFWEVSSAEQLEMSESVGMINLSHFAIFDISGDNAEALLEYLSVAKVGGTTPNGKGVYTHFLDERGGVRSDLTIIRRGVQDYRVVCGGDTGHRDYCWITRMAREKGLDNIQVHDRTDELATLGLWGPKARETLAQFVTDPDQLSADSFPFATARELNIRGVPVWAFRISYVGEQGWELYFPFSYGLRIWDLLYDAGVTPVGIETYANTRRLEKSLRLQNVDLETEYNLYEAGLQRPKVKEADFHGKAAYLEQRERPRQAAYLCTMTMTEHRDANGILRYPIGQWPILAPQTGEVLVDSLGRRSYNTSVSWGPSVGKIILLGYIPAEYAQEGRELTLEYFQEHYPIRIEAVGYRALFDPDNERVKP; this comes from the coding sequence ATGGCACAACTACCGAAACGAGCGAAAGTCGTAATCATTGGCCAGGGCGGTATCGTTGGCTCGTCGGTAGCGCACCACCTGATCGAACAAGGCTGGGATGACATCGTGGGCCTGGAAAAGTCCGCCATTCCCACCGATATCGGGTCCACATCCCACGCTTCGGATTTCTGCTTCACCACTTCCCACGACAAGTTGAACATATACACCACCAAATACAGCCAGGCGTTTTATGAAAAGCGCGGCAATTACGTGAAATGCGGTGGAATGGAAGTGGCCCGCTCTGATGACGACGAACGTATGGACGAGCTTCGGCGCAAGGTGGGGTCCGGGAAAGCGTTCGGTACCAACGTGAGCATAATATCGCCCAAACAGGCAAAGGAACTGTTTCCACTGCTCGACGAAAGTCAGATCCAGGGCGCCATGTGGGACCCGGATGCCGGACTGGTGGTGCCCCGCTCCCAGAGAGTGGCCGGCGACCTGGTGGAAGAAGCTGTGGCCACCGGTAAACTGCAGGCTTTTGCCTATACACCTGCCATCCGCATTGATGTCCAGGACGGTCAGGTTCGCGGCGTTGAGACCGAAAAGGGATACATTCAGACTGAATATGTGGTGCTTTCGATGGGCATCTGGGGCCCCTTGATGGCTCACACTGCCAACGCCCCCCTGCCACTGATGCCGCTGGAGCATCCTTTACTGTTTTTCGGCCCCTACGAGGAGCTCAATGGCACCGGCAAGCAGATCGTCTATCCGCTGTTCCGCGACCAGGGCAATTCCGCCTATGTGCGGGACACCGGCGACCCAACCACCACCGAAGGCGGTCGTATCGAGTGGGGCTATTACGAAGCAGAGAACCCACGGCTCGTTTACCCCGGCGCCATTGCGGAGCCCGGTGATGCGCGGATGTCGCCATCAATGCGGGATCTTTCCTTGGACCAGGTGATGGACGCCTACGAAAAGGCCATTGAGATGACGCCGATCCTTGGCGAACTGGGGTGGGAAGAGAAGCACTCGTTCAATGGCCTGCTCTCTGTAACGCCGGACGGCGGTTCACTCATGGGCGAATCCCCGGAAGTCCGTAATCTGTGGTTCTGCGAGGCGGTCTGGGTGAAGGACGGCCCGGGTGCGGGCAAGGTGCTGGCCGACTGGATGACCCACGGCTCACCGGAGATGGATCCCCACAGTATCGACATCGCCCGCCACTACCCACTGCAGAAAACGCCCGACTTCGTCTACAACCGCTGCTACGAGACCGCCAAGAAGATCTACACCCCGGCGGTTCACCCCCGTGAGCCATACCTTACCGGTCGCAAGATGCGAACCAGCCCGTTTTACCTGCGGGAAGTTGGCCTGGGTGCTTACTTCATGGAGGCCGCCGGCTGGGAGCGTGCTCACGGTTATGCGGCCAACGAGTCCACCCTCCTGGCGAAATATCGCGACCGGATCCCCGTGCGGGAACACGAATGGGACGCCCGACACTTCTGGGAGGTATCCAGCGCCGAACAGCTTGAAATGAGCGAATCCGTGGGCATGATCAACCTCTCCCATTTCGCCATTTTCGACATTTCCGGTGACAACGCGGAGGCGCTGCTGGAATATCTGTCGGTTGCCAAAGTCGGCGGTACCACGCCCAACGGCAAAGGTGTCTACACCCATTTCCTCGACGAGCGCGGGGGCGTGCGTTCCGACCTGACCATCATTCGGCGGGGCGTGCAAGATTATCGGGTTGTCTGCGGCGGCGACACCGGCCATCGGGACTATTGCTGGATCACCCGCATGGCCCGGGAGAAGGGGCTGGACAACATCCAGGTGCATGACCGAACGGACGAACTGGCGACCCTCGGCCTCTGGGGGCCAAAGGCCCGGGAGACATTGGCCCAGTTCGTTACCGACCCGGACCAGTTGTCCGCGGACAGTTTCCCGTTTGCCACCGCCCGGGAACTGAACATTCGAGGGGTCCCGGTCTGGGCCTTCCGGATTTCCTACGTTGGCGAGCAGGGCTGGGAGCTCTATTTCCCCTTCAGCTATGGCCTGAGAATCTGGGACCTGCTCTACGATGCCGGCGTTACGCCGGTAGGCATCGAAACCTACGCCAATACCCGTCGCCTGGAGAAGAGCCTGCGACTGCAGAACGTGGACCTGGAAACGGAATACAATCTCTACGAAGCCGGACTGCAACGGCCCAAGGTCAAGGAAGCCGATTTCCATGGCAAGGCCGCGTATCTGGAGCAGCGGGAGCGGCCCCGGCAGGCGGCCTACCTGTGCACCATGACCATGACCGAGCACCGGGATGCCAACGGCATTCTGCGCTACCCGATCGGCCAATGGCCCATTCTGGCCCCACAAACCGGTGAAGTGCTGGTGGATAGCCTCGGTCGCCGCTCTTACAACACCAGTGTGTCGTGGGGGCCTTCAGTGGGGAAGATCATCCTGCTGGGTTACATCCCCGCCGAGTACGCCCAGGAAGGGCGTGAGCTGACCCTGGAATACTTCCAGGAGCACTACCCTATCCGAATCGAAGCGGTGGGTTACCGGGCACTGTTTGATCCGGACAACGAGCGGGTCAAACCCTGA
- a CDS encoding DUF3096 domain-containing protein — MTLHLELAPLISLGAGIGILVFPKLLNYIVAGYLIALGVLGLFGHSF, encoded by the coding sequence ATGACACTGCATCTGGAACTCGCCCCCCTTATCAGCCTTGGCGCCGGGATCGGCATACTGGTGTTCCCCAAATTGCTCAATTACATTGTGGCCGGCTACCTGATTGCGCTGGGTGTGCTCGGTCTATTCGGGCATTCCTTTTAA
- a CDS encoding GGDEF domain-containing protein has product MPNIAVVPNTTSSRDILLLRLSILVGGVLIALFMIGDLQLIPRELAGAYITNRVLVQLPILASLLAVTFFSQFRNFAQTAFLGTVLALTYANYYVIHVSWAQAGFSFPYEGTLLYAFFGFFVFGMKFYYALTAMLLSSLGFIGLMLLDPVYGERTWMNAGFVVGSLFIGVIGRHRIDRLLGQLEDANEQLVALSTVDGLTDLLNRRALMSESERLFALQRRSNQRLAVFMMDLDHFKQFNDHYGHQQGDQAIRLQADIMRQVFKRQTDILGRYGGEEFMAVIEGEHSDRFEFLAAAVLKQWQERAVPNEDSPDSKVLSCSIGICQGLASEFDSIDDMIRRADEALYRAKKQGRARYVIA; this is encoded by the coding sequence ATGCCGAATATCGCGGTTGTCCCAAACACCACATCGTCCCGCGACATACTCTTGCTCCGGCTATCTATTCTGGTTGGCGGCGTACTGATTGCCCTATTCATGATTGGTGACTTGCAGCTGATCCCCCGGGAACTGGCAGGTGCCTATATCACCAACAGGGTTCTGGTCCAGCTTCCAATTCTCGCCAGCCTGCTCGCCGTCACCTTTTTTTCGCAATTCCGAAATTTTGCGCAAACAGCTTTTCTGGGGACAGTTCTTGCCCTCACATACGCTAATTACTACGTTATCCATGTTTCCTGGGCGCAGGCGGGGTTCAGTTTTCCTTATGAGGGAACTTTGCTTTACGCTTTTTTCGGTTTTTTCGTGTTCGGAATGAAATTCTATTACGCGTTAACCGCGATGCTGCTCAGTTCGCTTGGATTTATTGGCTTGATGCTGCTGGATCCCGTATACGGCGAGCGAACCTGGATGAACGCTGGATTCGTGGTTGGTTCGCTGTTCATTGGAGTGATTGGCAGGCACAGGATCGATCGGCTATTGGGTCAGCTTGAGGATGCCAATGAGCAGCTGGTTGCACTGAGCACCGTTGATGGGCTCACCGATCTGCTCAATCGCCGGGCACTGATGAGTGAATCCGAGCGTTTGTTCGCCCTGCAGCGGCGCTCCAATCAGCGACTCGCTGTGTTCATGATGGATCTGGATCATTTCAAGCAGTTCAACGACCACTATGGCCACCAGCAGGGTGATCAGGCTATTCGACTGCAGGCTGACATCATGAGGCAGGTATTCAAACGCCAGACGGATATCCTCGGGCGCTATGGTGGCGAGGAATTCATGGCTGTGATCGAGGGCGAGCATTCCGACCGGTTTGAATTCCTTGCTGCAGCGGTTCTGAAGCAATGGCAGGAGCGTGCAGTGCCGAACGAGGATAGCCCCGATAGCAAGGTACTCAGCTGTTCCATCGGAATCTGTCAGGGCCTGGCCAGCGAGTTTGATTCCATCGATGACATGATTCGAAGGGCCGATGAAGCGCTGTACCGCGCGAAAAAGCAGGGCCGTGCCAGATACGTCATCGCCTAG
- a CDS encoding maleate cis-trans isomerase, which produces MSHTPPPARLGFLYPGHAAEDDYPLMGSMVKPPAQVTLIHTEFLEDAHSVEALSEMGSISRLSKGAEKLANSGIESVIWTSTSASFVLGLDGIRQQIDTLEKLLGVPASTTAMAFARAVKAIGAKRVAIAATYPDDVAQRFRAFLNHFDIEVVHLASRGIITAAEVGLLEKGAVIEFALANVRKEADALLIPDTALHSAAWLNDLEQAIGQPALTANQVSFWEALRLCGKLAPQPELGRLFEHMPED; this is translated from the coding sequence ATGAGCCATACACCGCCTCCAGCCAGGCTTGGATTTCTCTACCCGGGCCATGCGGCCGAAGATGATTACCCCCTGATGGGTTCCATGGTGAAGCCTCCGGCGCAGGTAACTCTCATCCACACCGAATTCCTGGAGGACGCCCATTCCGTTGAAGCCCTCAGTGAGATGGGCAGCATCAGCCGTCTCTCAAAAGGTGCAGAAAAACTGGCTAACTCAGGGATTGAGTCGGTGATATGGACCTCGACCAGTGCGAGCTTTGTGCTCGGCCTCGACGGTATTCGCCAGCAGATTGACACGCTCGAGAAACTGCTGGGCGTACCCGCTTCCACAACGGCAATGGCATTCGCCAGAGCAGTGAAAGCCATTGGCGCCAAACGGGTGGCCATCGCTGCCACCTACCCCGATGACGTCGCACAGCGATTCCGGGCGTTCCTCAATCATTTCGATATCGAAGTTGTGCATCTGGCCAGCCGCGGCATCATCACAGCGGCGGAAGTAGGGTTGCTTGAGAAAGGCGCGGTTATCGAATTTGCTTTGGCCAACGTCAGGAAAGAAGCCGATGCCCTGCTGATTCCAGACACTGCGCTCCACTCTGCGGCCTGGCTCAACGATCTGGAGCAAGCCATCGGGCAGCCGGCGCTGACCGCCAATCAGGTCAGTTTCTGGGAGGCTTTGCGACTATGCGGCAAGCTCGCTCCCCAACCGGAGCTCGGCCGTCTGTTCGAACACATGCCCGAAGACTAG